DNA from Gracilinanus agilis isolate LMUSP501 chromosome 3, AgileGrace, whole genome shotgun sequence:
CCATTCATAAAGTTTGATTTTTGGTCTCAGCTACAGGGATGTTCGTCATCTAATTCTGACATTCTGAGCTCATGGCTCAAAGTGGAAATGTAATGAGAATGCTGATCCTGCTTGGTTTTGCAGGTTTGAATGAAGCTCTAATATTACTGTTCATGAAGCTCTCCGTAAATTAAGTCAACCTGGGAGATATGTGGTTATAGAACTTTGAAATGATTGATTCTGCCCATCTGATTTTGAAGGTTCTTCTCTTTGCCAGGGatataaagtataaataagtttACTTTCTGTCAGTGGAGAGAAGCTTTtctatttgtgtatatgtgtacctGTCCTTATatatgcatttctttctttccttcagatGGAGAGAGTAGGCTTCAAATGAGAGAGACGACTACAAAGCTCAGGGAAGAATCACAACAGCAAAGATTCATGAATGATGATCACTGTGACTTCAGCCTGAGAAAAATCTGTGTCTCTGATTTCAAGATAGAAAAACCCCAAAAGATTCACCATGAAtttgataaaaagagaaagaatatcagGCAATATTCCATTTTAATTCAGTGTAAGAAAGTGACCTCAGGCAATGACTATTCTCAGGATAGTAAATATAGGGAATGCTTTAGTGTTCATAAGAAACCTCCTGTATTACAAACCTATCAATGTCATGACTGTGAGATGACTTTCAACTTAAAATCAGAACTAATTGGACATCAGAAAAGTCACGCTGGAGAATTGCTTTATACACATAATGCAATTGAAAAGACCTTCAGTCATAATTCAGAGCTCACTGACTACCAGAAAAttcataatggaaagaaatgttATGAATGTAATGACTGTGGTAAAGCCTTTAAGAAACAGTCATTGCTTAATCACCATCAAAAATTTCATACTAGCCAAAAGCTCCATAAATGTGTgcaatgtgggaaagccttcaggaGACAGTCATCCCTTATTTCCCATCAGAAGATTCATACAAGAGAAACATCTTATGAGTACCATGAATGTGTTAAATCTTTCAGTAAAAACTCATCCTCTATTGCATATGAAAGAAgtcatacaggagagaaaccttatgaatgtaatcaaaatgGAAAGAAGTTCAGACAGAAGTCTACTCTTGCTGAACATCAGGGAATTCACATTGGAGAGAAGCTTTatgagtgtaatgaatgtggaaagagTTTCAGACAGAAGTCcagtcttgctgcacatcaggGAACTCACACTGGacagaaaccttatgaatgtaaacaatgtgatAAGACTTTCACACAGAGGGGCCATCTTGGtgtacatcaaagaatccacactggacagaaaccttatgaatgtaaacaatgcgATAAGACTTTCACACAGAACTCCAGTCttactgaacatcagagaattcatactggagagaagccctataaaTGTCATCAATGTGGAAAAAATTTTAGGCTGAGCTCCAGTCTTAATGCACATCGcaaaatccacactggagaaaaaccttatgaatgtaatcaatgtggaaagactttcaaatgCAATTCTGATCTtattaaacatcagagaatccacactggagagaaaccttatgaatgtaatcaatgtggaaagactttcccAAATTCATCCAGACTTGCTgggcatcagagaatccatagtggagaaaaaccttttaaatgtaaacaatgtggaaagactttcacacagaACTCCAATCTTGCTCTACATGAAaggatccacactggagagaaaccttatgaatgtaatcaatgtggaaagactttcacacagaGCTCCACTCTTGccctacatcagagaatccacactggagaaaaaccttatgaatgtaaagaatgtggaaagactttcacacagaGCTCCACTCTTgctctacatcagagaatccacactggagagaaaccttatgaatgtaaacaatgtggaaaggctttcacacagagctCCACTCTTGCTCTACATCAGAGAAtacacactggagaaaaaccctatGAATGTGAAGACTGTGGCAAAACTTTTAGCAACTGCTCATCTCTTGTtgttcatcagagaatccacactggagagaaaccttatgaatgtaatcagtgtggaaagactttcacacagaGCTCTAAACTTGcccaacatcagagaatccacagtggagagaaaccttatgaatgtaatcaatgtggaaaggctttcagaagaAGCTCTCATCTTGCTGGACataagagaatccacactggcAAGAAATCCTATAAATGTGATGACTGTGGCAAAACTTTTAAGGACTGCTCATCTCTTGTTGTTCATCAGACTATCCATACCAGAGGTAAaacttatgaatgtaatcagtgcaGTAAAACTTTCAGGCAACAGTCATCCTTTATTtcccatcagagaattcataccaGATAGAAATCTTATTTCGGTTATGAATGAGGAAAAGCATTCAAATGAAGTACAGAGcttattagtcattttttttaaacccttaccttctgtcttggagtcaatactgtgtattggctccaaggcagaagagtggtaagggttggcaaggggagtcaagtgacttgcccagggtcacacagctgggaagggtctgaggccagatttgaacctaggacctcccgtctctag
Protein-coding regions in this window:
- the LOC123239434 gene encoding zinc finger protein 781-like, with the translated sequence MERNVMNVMTVVKPLRNNRSLLLLNIREFTLERSFMSVMNVERVSDRRSTLERNLMNVINVERLSHRAPLLPYIRESTLEKNLMNVKNTPKGRPPPPDGLSRALHAAGPAGLGRNIWVTGLRSRFLKESLSSDCGKEERIPGFSPAGTSIPGPA